Proteins co-encoded in one Aspergillus flavus chromosome 2, complete sequence genomic window:
- a CDS encoding gluconate 5-dehydrogenase encodes MLSLTLCHSWHNERDSKYYHTIYSLIMSLSGKIAIVTGASRGIGASIALELAKQGAKVMLTYVSTSSDNAVEEVIQQIRSLNNGPEATKVQIDLHQPSAPETILSATFRAFPSSDNKVDILVNNAGQTQYKLLAGTEIEDYTSMFDVNVRSTIFMAKAVLLYLRAPGRIINITSVAARRGSVGFSIYSATKAAVEGFTRALACEVGSYGHTVNAVAPGAVESDMLRGSVPDEFVKYMLDNTPLGNRIGTPEEIAAVVAFLADPKAGWLTGQTICPSGGLNMI; translated from the exons ATGTTAAGCTTAACGTTATGCCATTCTTGGCATAACGAGAG AGATTCTAAGTATTACCATACTATCTACTCTCTTATCATGAGTCTGTCAGGCAAGATAGCTATCGTGACCGGTGCCTCTCGCGGCATTGGTGCGAGTATTGCACTGGAGCTTGCAAAACAGGGAGCCAAG GTCATGCTCACCTACGTATCAACCAGCAGTGACAATGCCGTCGAAGAAGTCATACAACAAATACGCAGTCTAAACAACGGCCCCGAAGCCACCAAAGTACAAATCGACCTACACCAGCCCTCAGCCCCCGAAACAATCCTCTCAGCTACCTTCCGCGCCTTTCCCTCAAGCGACAACAAAGTGGACATACTTGTCAACAACGCAGGACAAACACAGTACAAGCTTCTCGCGGGCACAGAAATAGAGGACTACACCTCCATGTTCGATGTGAACGTCCGCAGCACCATTTTCATGGCCAAGGCTGTGTTGCTGTATCTCCGTGCCCCGGGGCGTATTATCAACATTACGTCTGTTGCGGCTCGTCGGGGATCGGTGGGATTTTCTATTTACTCGGCTACGAAGGCTGCTGTGGAGGGGTTTACTAGGGCTTTGGCGTGCGAGGTGGGATCGTATGGCCATACTGTTAATGCTGTTGCCCCTGGGGCTGTGGAGTCGGATATGCTTCGGGGATCGGTGCCTGATGAATTTGTGAAGTATATGTTGGATAACACGCCGCTTGGGAATAGAATAGGGACTCCGGAGGAgattgctgctgttgtggccttcttggctgaTCCGAAGGCGGGTTGGTTGACGGGTCAGACTATATGTCCAAGTGGGGGACTGAACATGATTTGA
- a CDS encoding uncharacterized protein (domain of unknown function-domain containing protein), which produces MAGKRKERDLIAPDITEDAAERKRVLNVFAQRRYRQRRKDRIQALEAQLKSVGPHNEEITAPEPEQGRGGTGLPTDVLSPFSTPVTLGESDIIASDYEDEGITTSAGAESCPAGTASGFNDITLVPEAFTELFLPAAPHLLPSELSTLASPFLASISPRTPGQASLDSLVSTSGAPLDVSPLPLFPGPENSTQDHSNGDYVQFTSLLSNPESTNNISDDLQDYQSSNFTFPDDHLLQVPSLTLLSAAVRVAQRLGIENRLWDMAAVSPFYRPRVHAQSSTSSPPSSLPPSSISSTTWIRSSQTSDGDDTTNIDMETLPDHLHPTRTQVLISHHPILDLLPWPTARDKLIQVFNLPVNLRPKSAQDPMGLVRLVYDMEDVGGEGIRVHSSDPFEMAGWEIGQLMFERWWWAFETDTVKRSNRRRIERGEKCLELS; this is translated from the exons ATGGCTGGGAAACGCAAAGAAAGGGATTTAATTGCCCCGGACATCACGGAGGATGCGGCAGAGCGGAAACGAGTGTTGAATGTATTTGCCCAAAGACGATACC gacaaagaagaaaagatcgaATACAAGCCCTGGAAGCGCAACTAAAAAGCGTTGGTCCGCATAATGAAGAAATAACTGCCCCGGAACCCGAGCAAGGTAGAGGTGGCACAGGTCTCCCGACAGATGTTTTATCTCCCTTCTCGACTCCAGTTACCTTGGGTGAGAGTGATATTATAGCCTCAGATTACGAAGATGAAGGAATAACAACCTCAGCGGGCGCTGAGTCCTGTCCTGCTGGTACGGCTTCCGGATTCAACGATATCACTTTGGTGCCGGAGGCCTTCACAGAACTTTTCTTACCAGCCGCACCACATTTACTCCCCTCAGAACTATCCACGCTTGCTTCGCCATTCCTCGCTAGTATTTCTCCAAGAACCCCGGGACAAGCGTCGCTAGATTCGCTTGTCTCTACAAGTGGCGCCCCTTTGGATGTCTCTCCATTACCACTTTTCCCAGGGCCAGAAAACTCAACTCAAGACCACAGTAACGGCGATTATGTACAGTTCACTAGTTTGCTTAGTAACCCAGAGAGCACGAACAATATTTCAGATGATCTACAGGATTACCAGTCCTCTAATTTCACGTTTCCCGACGATCACTTACTCCAAGTTCCCTCCCTTACCCTTCTAAGTGCGGCAGTTAGGGTAGCCCAGAGGCTAGGCATCGAAAACCGCCTCTGGGATATGGCTGCAGTGAGTCCATTTTATCGGCCACGGGTACACGCCCaatcttctacttcttcgccACCATCCTCGCTGCCTCCTTCATCGATCTCTTCTACTACATGGATACGCTCAAGTCAAACCAGCGACGGAGATGATACTACTAACATTGACATGGAGACGCTGCCTGACCATCTACATCCGACAAGAACTCAAGTTCTTATCTCACATCACCCGATTCTAGATCTCCTCCCCTGGCCGACTGCCCGGGATAAATTGATCCAGGTGTTTAACCTCCCTGTCAATTTACGTCCGAAGTCGGCTCAGGATCCAATGGGGCTCGTACGGTTGGTGTATGATATGGAAGACGTCGGGGGAGAGGGGATCAGAGTCCACAGCAGCGATCCGTTCGAGATGGCGGGCTGGGAAATTGGACAGCTGATGTTTGAAAGGTGGTGGTGGGCCTTTGAGACTGACACTGTGAAGAGAAGTAACCGCAGAAGAATAGAGAGAGGCGAGAAATGCCTGGAGCTTTCATGA
- a CDS encoding O-methyltransferase, producing the protein MAVTYEAVVAAPSAPSEFPRLLKEINSQSEAFINGQRDARMKLVNAAESLVHALETPSETVMRCCMAQVRPLAINSYSVFFHGKAIPICLFALQCTAFASIEACVHLRIFSLIASSDDPKAVRDLANATGADEHLLGRLLKHLAAMGVVTETGPDEYCRNGLSTALGMARYNDAWQSTPVSLHSAIHALPAWLEKNDYRNPTDARNIAFTMQFNTNLPFFEWLHSDPEHFPLASQFNSIMSTYHQGRPSWIEEGFYPVHDNLIQGARDDEDNVFLVDVGGGSGHDLVEFLSRWPGAPGRLVLQDLPAVLDDIVALDPSIERMAHDFFTEQPVKGARVYSFHTVLHDWNDKDCQAIFSRLAASMERGYSKLLINDVVIPTTGAHWEATALDILMAACFASWERTEQQWHQLTESVGLKVVKVWHGTGSVASVIECELA; encoded by the exons ATGGCGGTCACTTATGAAGCGGTAGTGGCTGCACCGAGCGCACCGAGCGAGTTTCCGCGCCTGTTAAAGGAGATCAACTCTCAAAGTGAAGCGTTCATCAATGGCCAGAGAGATGCAAGAATGAAGTTGGTCAATGCAGCAGAGTCCTTAGTGCACGCTTTGGAAACACCTAGTGAGACTGTGATGCGGTGCTGTATGGCTCAGGTGCGACCTCTTGCAATCAACTCCTATTCTGTTTTCTTCCATGGAAAAGCGATACCAATATGCTTATTCGCTCTCCAGTGCACCGCGTTTGCATCGATTGAGGCCTGTGTCCATTTAAGGATATTCTCACTAATCGCATCTAGCGATGACCCAAAGGCTGTCAGGGACCTCGCAAATGCTACTGGAGCAGATGAACATTTGTTAG GGCGCCTGCTGAAGCATTTAGCCGCAATGGGTGTGGTCACGGAGACTGGCCCGGATGAGTACTGTCGCAACGGACTCTCAACAGCGCTGGGCATGGCGCGATATAACGATGCATGGCAGTCCAC GCCAGTGTCACTTCATTCGGCAATCCATGCGCTTCCGGCATGGCTAGAGAAGAACGACTATCGCAATCCCACTGATGCACGGAACATCGCGTTCACAATGCAATTCAACACCAACCTCCCCTTTTTTGAGTGGCTGCATTCCGATCCAGAACATTTTCCTCTTGCCAGTCAgttcaacagcatcatgtCCACTTACCACCAAGGCCGACCTAGCTGGATAGAAGAGGGATTCTACCCAGTGCATGATAATTTGATACAAGGGGCACGAGACGATGAGGATAATGTCTtccttgttgatgttggtggAGGCAGCGGACATGATCTTGTCGAGTTTCTATCCAGATGGCCTGGTGCCCCGGGCCGACTGGTCTTGCAGGATTTGCCAGCGGTCCTAGATGATATTGTAGCACTGGACCCATCAATTGAGCGGATGGCGCATGATTTCTTCACGGAACAGCCGGTCAAAG GTGCGCGAGTCTATTCTTTTCACACTGTTCTACACGACTGGAATGATAAAGACTGCCAGGCTATCTTCTCGAGGCTTGCCGCCTCTATGGAGCGTGGATACAGCAAGCTCCTTATCAACGACGTTGTTATTCCTACGACTGGGGCACATTGGGAGGCCACCGCTCTGGACATCTTGATGGCAGCATGTTTTGCCTCATGGGAACGGACCGAACAGCAGTGGCACCAGCTTACCGAGTCAGTGGGACTCAAAGTTGTCAAGGTTTGGCATGGGACGGGCAGCGTAGCGAGCGTTATTGAGTGCGAGTTGGCGTAA